In Hippoglossus stenolepis isolate QCI-W04-F060 chromosome 13, HSTE1.2, whole genome shotgun sequence, a single genomic region encodes these proteins:
- the znf148 gene encoding zinc finger protein 148 isoform X2 produces MNADDKLDGMLLKCSSGGIDGGGRVGLAGGGGLVVMTLGERSLVNHPLLAEDDDDDEDDEEEEEDLTGTSLVTHDLVPPEQLMMQEEMMKNNGGGDGEEEDGGGEMSIKQEVKLSEPAVQIKKDKKGSKDLLVCPKKKKRKQHSPAKILSSNDDESLGMQNPKCHICSHCNAAFRTNYHLQRHVFIHTGEKPFQCSQCDMRFIQKYLLQRHEKIHTGEKPFRCDECGMRFIQKYHMERHKRTHSGEKPYQCDYCHQYFSRTDRVLKHRRMCHENRERKTNKAAGKVGASREADSLGLPMLAKECSLPKKKRQKCADKSSGASSTVQTEGHIIAVVETEEKEEQRQKKIEGVPLYDVSSKVKHEYVIADYSVEFPEDTAGHHQEEEDVSSEETTPPKLVLKKVPKRSLKQSSEQTPPCLSTLSSFEENTKVTQYTFEIVDKQGLLEIESNTELESVETLQGGPTKPAASSTNYDDAMQFLKKKRYLQAAMANNSRDYGLNTSSISSQPPVTQTVVSAVIDETVPVTILDSQPINAEIKAAHDKSVLPDEVLQTLLEHYSNKANGQSDISFSVADTEVTSSISINSSDVSDSSPVESLGASSAQAPPATEKVSLLQEYSKFLQQALERTSQNDTYLTSQSLSLVSESPTLAGQPLFSTEKQFPSPSRFKSGMSSPLRSTLDKPHFGLLVGDSQHSFSFSGDETTPPSAVSPAEEDFLEQVSPSKKTESSPGILQTFQISSFDQNFKTHFQTSRSGASSQFTVNNGQVSLRGHSTDFAEFPLVRVTETRSQLNSSPDVSSSETFG; encoded by the exons ATGAACGCTGATGACAAGTTGGATGGCATGCTGCTGAAGTGCAGCAGCGGAGGGATAGATGGAGGAGGGCGAGTCGGGCTGGCCGGCGGAGGAGGACTAGTGGTGATGACCCTGGGTGAACGGTCACTGGTGAACCACCCTCTCTTGGCCgaggacgacgacgacgatgaagacgacgaggaggaggaggaggacttgACCGGGACCTCGCTGGTCACTCACGACCTTGTCCCACCAGAGCAGCTGATGAtgcaggaggagatgatgaagaataatggtggtggagatggagaagaggaggatggaggaggcgAG ATGAGCATcaagcaggaagtgaagctgtCTGAACCAGCAGTCCAGATAAAGAAGGACAAGAAAGGATCCAAGGACCTGCTGGTGTGtcccaagaagaagaaaaggaagcagCATTCACCAGCAAAG ATTCTCAGCAGCAATGACGACGAATCATTGGGCATGCAGAATCCCAAGTGTCACATCTGTAGTCACTGTAATGCTGCATTCAGAACCAACTATCATCTGCAGAGGCACGTCTTCATTCACACTG GTGAAAAGCCATTTCAGTGCAGCCAGTGTGACATGCGCTTCATTCAGAAATATCTCCTCCAGAGACACGAGAAGATCCACACTG gtgAAAAGCCTTTTCGCTGTGATGAGTGTGGGATGAGATTCATTCAGAAGTATCACATGGAGCGACACAAGAGGACTCACAGTGGAGAGAAGCCCTACCAATGTGACTACTGTCACCAG TACTTCTCCAGAACAGACCGGGTTTTAAAGCACAGGAGAATGTGTCACGagaacagggagagaaagaccaACAAGGCTGCTGGAAAAGTGGGAGCTTCACGTGAAGCAGATTCTTTAGGTCTCCCCATGCTTGCCAAAGAGTGCTCACTGCCCAAGAAAAAGCGCCAGAAGTGTGCAGACAAGAGCTCAGGCGCTTCCTCCACTGTCCAGACGGAAGGGCACATCATCGCTGTTGTAGAaacggaggagaaggaggagcagagacagaaaaaaattgAAGGTGTACCTCTTTATGATGTGTCCTCCAAAGTCAAACACGAGTATGTGATCGCTGACTACTCAGTGGAGTTTCCTGAAGACACGGCCGGCCAccaccaagaagaagaagacgtgtCATCAGAGGAGACGACCCCTCCTAAGCTCGTTCTGAAGAAAGTCCCCAAGAGGAGTCTGAAACAGTCCAGTGAACAAACTCCTCCGTGTCTGTCCACGTTGTCTTCCTTCGAGGAAAATACCAAGGTCACACAGTATACCTTTGAAATCGTGGACAAGCAAGGCCTTTTAGAAATTGAAAGCAACACTGAACTGGAGTCAGTCGAAACCCTTCAAGGTGGACCAACAAagccagcagccagcagcacaaACTACGACGACGCCATGCAGTTCCTCAAGAAGAAACGTTACCTTCAGGCTGCGATGGCCAACAACAGTCGGGATTATGGCCTGAACACAAGCAGCATCTCCTCCCAGCCGCCTGTTACACAAACCGTGGTGTCAGCAGTCATTGACGAAACTGTCCCCGTCACCATTCTGGATTCGCAGCCAATCAACGCAGAGATCAAGGCAGCTCACGACAAGAGTGTGTTACCAGATGAGGTTCTTCAGACGCTGTTGGAGCACTACTCCAACAAAGCTAACGGGCAGTCGGACATTTCCTTTAGCGTAGCAGACACGGAGGTGACGTCAAGCATATCCATCAATTCCTCCGACGTTTCAGACAGCAGCCCCGTTGAGAGCCTCGGAGCCTCCAGCGCCCAGGCTCCCCCGGCGACAGAGAAGGTCAGCCTCCTGCAAGAATACTCCAAGTTTCTCCAGCAAGCCCTGGAGAGGACCAGCCAGAACGACACCTACCTGACCAGCCAGAGCCTCAGCCTGGTCTCTGAAAGCCCCACGTTAGCCGGACAGCCTCTGTTCTCCACAGAGAAACAGTTTCCTTCCCCCAGCAGGTTCAAATCAGGAATGAGCTCCCCGCTGAGGTCCACTTTAGACAAACCTCACTTTGGATTACTGGTCGGGGACTCCCAGCACTCGTTTTCATTTTCAGGCGATGAAACCACCCCTCCCTCCGCAGTGTCCCCTGCTGAGGAGGACTTTCTGGAGCAGGTCTCGCCCTCTAAAAAGACAGAGTCCTCACCGGGAATACTGCAGACATTTCAGATAAGCTCCTTCGATCAGAACTTCAAAACTCACTTCCAGACATCGAGATCTGGAGCCTCCTCACAGTTTACTGTAAACAACGGACAAGTAAGTCTCCGGGGACACAGCACGGACTTCGCAGAGTTCCCCTTAGTCAGAGTCACTGAGACCAGATCTCAACTGAACTCCTCCCCAGACGTTTCATCCAGTGAAACATTTGGCTGA
- the znf148 gene encoding zinc finger protein 148 isoform X1: MNADDKLDGMLLKCSSGGIDGGGRVGLAGGGGLVVMTLGERSLVNHPLLAEDDDDDEDDEEEEEDLTGTSLVTHDLVPPEQLMMQEEMMKNNGGGDGEEEDGGGEVGVHFPLKLTNKLPCLLHMPMSIKQEVKLSEPAVQIKKDKKGSKDLLVCPKKKKRKQHSPAKILSSNDDESLGMQNPKCHICSHCNAAFRTNYHLQRHVFIHTGEKPFQCSQCDMRFIQKYLLQRHEKIHTGEKPFRCDECGMRFIQKYHMERHKRTHSGEKPYQCDYCHQYFSRTDRVLKHRRMCHENRERKTNKAAGKVGASREADSLGLPMLAKECSLPKKKRQKCADKSSGASSTVQTEGHIIAVVETEEKEEQRQKKIEGVPLYDVSSKVKHEYVIADYSVEFPEDTAGHHQEEEDVSSEETTPPKLVLKKVPKRSLKQSSEQTPPCLSTLSSFEENTKVTQYTFEIVDKQGLLEIESNTELESVETLQGGPTKPAASSTNYDDAMQFLKKKRYLQAAMANNSRDYGLNTSSISSQPPVTQTVVSAVIDETVPVTILDSQPINAEIKAAHDKSVLPDEVLQTLLEHYSNKANGQSDISFSVADTEVTSSISINSSDVSDSSPVESLGASSAQAPPATEKVSLLQEYSKFLQQALERTSQNDTYLTSQSLSLVSESPTLAGQPLFSTEKQFPSPSRFKSGMSSPLRSTLDKPHFGLLVGDSQHSFSFSGDETTPPSAVSPAEEDFLEQVSPSKKTESSPGILQTFQISSFDQNFKTHFQTSRSGASSQFTVNNGQVSLRGHSTDFAEFPLVRVTETRSQLNSSPDVSSSETFG, encoded by the exons ATGAACGCTGATGACAAGTTGGATGGCATGCTGCTGAAGTGCAGCAGCGGAGGGATAGATGGAGGAGGGCGAGTCGGGCTGGCCGGCGGAGGAGGACTAGTGGTGATGACCCTGGGTGAACGGTCACTGGTGAACCACCCTCTCTTGGCCgaggacgacgacgacgatgaagacgacgaggaggaggaggaggacttgACCGGGACCTCGCTGGTCACTCACGACCTTGTCCCACCAGAGCAGCTGATGAtgcaggaggagatgatgaagaataatggtggtggagatggagaagaggaggatggaggaggcgAGGTGGGAGTGCATTTCCCCCTAAAACTCACCAATAAGTTGCCGTGCTTGCTACATATGCCA ATGAGCATcaagcaggaagtgaagctgtCTGAACCAGCAGTCCAGATAAAGAAGGACAAGAAAGGATCCAAGGACCTGCTGGTGTGtcccaagaagaagaaaaggaagcagCATTCACCAGCAAAG ATTCTCAGCAGCAATGACGACGAATCATTGGGCATGCAGAATCCCAAGTGTCACATCTGTAGTCACTGTAATGCTGCATTCAGAACCAACTATCATCTGCAGAGGCACGTCTTCATTCACACTG GTGAAAAGCCATTTCAGTGCAGCCAGTGTGACATGCGCTTCATTCAGAAATATCTCCTCCAGAGACACGAGAAGATCCACACTG gtgAAAAGCCTTTTCGCTGTGATGAGTGTGGGATGAGATTCATTCAGAAGTATCACATGGAGCGACACAAGAGGACTCACAGTGGAGAGAAGCCCTACCAATGTGACTACTGTCACCAG TACTTCTCCAGAACAGACCGGGTTTTAAAGCACAGGAGAATGTGTCACGagaacagggagagaaagaccaACAAGGCTGCTGGAAAAGTGGGAGCTTCACGTGAAGCAGATTCTTTAGGTCTCCCCATGCTTGCCAAAGAGTGCTCACTGCCCAAGAAAAAGCGCCAGAAGTGTGCAGACAAGAGCTCAGGCGCTTCCTCCACTGTCCAGACGGAAGGGCACATCATCGCTGTTGTAGAaacggaggagaaggaggagcagagacagaaaaaaattgAAGGTGTACCTCTTTATGATGTGTCCTCCAAAGTCAAACACGAGTATGTGATCGCTGACTACTCAGTGGAGTTTCCTGAAGACACGGCCGGCCAccaccaagaagaagaagacgtgtCATCAGAGGAGACGACCCCTCCTAAGCTCGTTCTGAAGAAAGTCCCCAAGAGGAGTCTGAAACAGTCCAGTGAACAAACTCCTCCGTGTCTGTCCACGTTGTCTTCCTTCGAGGAAAATACCAAGGTCACACAGTATACCTTTGAAATCGTGGACAAGCAAGGCCTTTTAGAAATTGAAAGCAACACTGAACTGGAGTCAGTCGAAACCCTTCAAGGTGGACCAACAAagccagcagccagcagcacaaACTACGACGACGCCATGCAGTTCCTCAAGAAGAAACGTTACCTTCAGGCTGCGATGGCCAACAACAGTCGGGATTATGGCCTGAACACAAGCAGCATCTCCTCCCAGCCGCCTGTTACACAAACCGTGGTGTCAGCAGTCATTGACGAAACTGTCCCCGTCACCATTCTGGATTCGCAGCCAATCAACGCAGAGATCAAGGCAGCTCACGACAAGAGTGTGTTACCAGATGAGGTTCTTCAGACGCTGTTGGAGCACTACTCCAACAAAGCTAACGGGCAGTCGGACATTTCCTTTAGCGTAGCAGACACGGAGGTGACGTCAAGCATATCCATCAATTCCTCCGACGTTTCAGACAGCAGCCCCGTTGAGAGCCTCGGAGCCTCCAGCGCCCAGGCTCCCCCGGCGACAGAGAAGGTCAGCCTCCTGCAAGAATACTCCAAGTTTCTCCAGCAAGCCCTGGAGAGGACCAGCCAGAACGACACCTACCTGACCAGCCAGAGCCTCAGCCTGGTCTCTGAAAGCCCCACGTTAGCCGGACAGCCTCTGTTCTCCACAGAGAAACAGTTTCCTTCCCCCAGCAGGTTCAAATCAGGAATGAGCTCCCCGCTGAGGTCCACTTTAGACAAACCTCACTTTGGATTACTGGTCGGGGACTCCCAGCACTCGTTTTCATTTTCAGGCGATGAAACCACCCCTCCCTCCGCAGTGTCCCCTGCTGAGGAGGACTTTCTGGAGCAGGTCTCGCCCTCTAAAAAGACAGAGTCCTCACCGGGAATACTGCAGACATTTCAGATAAGCTCCTTCGATCAGAACTTCAAAACTCACTTCCAGACATCGAGATCTGGAGCCTCCTCACAGTTTACTGTAAACAACGGACAAGTAAGTCTCCGGGGACACAGCACGGACTTCGCAGAGTTCCCCTTAGTCAGAGTCACTGAGACCAGATCTCAACTGAACTCCTCCCCAGACGTTTCATCCAGTGAAACATTTGGCTGA